CTTAATGTGATGAATAATGCTCTTATTGGAAAGTTGAGCGTAGCTGAGGGGAGGCTTGAAGAATCCGAACTCGAGAATCTTCATCTCAAGGAGAGGCTGCAGAAGACAGATGATGAGCTCAAGGCTATAGCAACAGTCAAAGATCAGTTGAATATTGAGATTGACAATGGAAAGGAAGTTTTGAATCAGATGGCACAAGAACTTCAGGAAGCAGGAGAGAAGATAAGTCTAGCTGAGAAAAAGAAATCAGAATTAAGTAAAAGTGTTGAAGATCTCAGAATGGAATACAATGAGGtcaaaatggctcgagatgacCAAGAGAATCAGATTTTCAAACTGTCCACGGATAGTGACAATTTGAGCAAGGAGAATGTTTTCTTGCTTGAAGCAACCCAGAAACTGGAATCTGATCTGCAGGTATTGCAAGATAATAATAACAAGAGTAAACTCCGAGAAGAGAAATTGCATTTGGAGCTGGACAGCAAAATCAACGACATCAAAGAGTTGGAGGCTCAGGCTGCTTCACTTTTTGGTCAATTGCAACATACCATGATCTGTCAGGTTCTCTATGAGCAGAAGTTTTATGAGCTCCATGATGCATGCCTTGGCTATATCGATCAAAATGAAGGCCTCAAAAATCAACTGGATGCATTTCGGCCAGAGATTATATCATTGAAGGAATGTATTTCATCCCTGGAGGACCAAACTGATATACACATCAAGTTTCAAATTCCTGAAAATGAGGATTATCAGGTCATTTTTAACACTagaaatattttacatttttcatAGATTTCTGATGCAAGTTTGATTGTGATGCTGGGCATGGTGATTTTCTCTTGAGATTCATAGAGTAGTAATGCTTTatatctttttttctattttaaacaTTTTTAGCTAACTCTCTATTTTGCTATATGATCCTTTTCAGGGTGCTCACGGTACCGGTACCGACATTTCACCCAAAATCATTCATAATGAAGACAAGAAAGTGTTGGTGCCGGTTTCTGACTTGCATGATCTACGGGTTAGGCTTCAAGCGGTTGTGAAGGCAGCAGTCGAGATGAAGGAGCTAATGGTTCACGAGAACACTGATCTGCACGCCAAGCTTGACCAATCATCGAGGCAAATCGAGTTGCTGCAATCTGAAAGTGGGAAGCATCGAAGAAACAAGGGACCTACGTCCGAAATCACTATGGAAGATAATGCGCTTTTGACTAAAGATATCGTTCTTGATCAGGTTTCCGATGGTTCATACCGATATAGCAAGAATGAAGCCACTAACGTGGACAATCAAATCGTTGAGTTATGGGAAACTGCAGAACCAGATGGCACCGTGGGTCTCTCCCTTGGCAAGTCAAACAAAACCATTCCTCCTTCCACCACCGCGACCTCTGATTTTCATCGTTCTAAATCAACGAGGAGACAGAAAGGCAGTTTTGGGGCCTCGTCTGATGCATTCGATGTGGACTTGAGTGTGGACAAGTTAGAGATCTCAAAAAGATCTAATGATTCATTTCAAGAAGGGAACAAGAGGAAGGTCTTGGAGAGGCTCGACTCCGACGTTCAGAAACTGGCGAATCTCCAGATCACGGTCCAGGACTTGAAGAGGAAACTTGAGGTGACTGAGAAGGGCAAGCGGGGCAAAGCTGTGATCGAATGTGAGTCGTTGAAGAGACAGCTCGATGAAGCTGACATGTCCGTGATGAAGCTGTTTGATCTGAACGGCAGGTTGATGAAGAGCATCAATGACAGGTCGTTCTCGGACTCAAAGCCCTCGTTTGACTTTGAAGGCGAGGAAGGTGCCCGGAGGAggagagtgtccgagcaagcACGTCGAATGTCTGAGAAAATCGGGAGGATACAGTTGGAAGTACAGAAGCTGCAGTTCGTGCTGCTGAAACTAGACGATGAGAAGGATGGGGTGTCGAAGATGTCTGAAACGAAACGGAGAATCTTGTTGAAGGATTATCTGTACGGAGGGGGAAGAGGGAGCCAGAGGCGTAAGAAAGGGAATTTCTGTGGTTGCGTTCAGCCATCAGCAGTTAAAGATTGAGAGAGAGATTGTTGATTAAAATTGCTTCTTCTATTAAGCATTGTAAATTTGGTCACAAAATAGCTCTACTTATGTTTAGTTCATTAGCATAAATTCTCgtcttttatttcatcaatgcATCGCAGCTTTGTTGTGAGTTTGAAAATTGTCTTAACCGTTATTTTACGATAGCTTTAATCTAAGTTAATTTTGCTCAGATGCAAGAAGATTAATTGCCACGGAAAGCAATTCGACAGAGATAAATTGCAAGTATTTTGTAATTCTTCAGTTTTTTTTCCTATTGGCTTTATCCATTTTTTACTTCATAATAATAACATTATACTTAGTACTATACTATATAGGGTCTACTATAtagggagtgttatattgctaactcaatacttaattgctaactataaataaataatagccCTTAGACATTCAAATCAAGGTcctagatcatcagccccgaaatatcaatacgataaacaaaaattaataataaaggTATTAAGGTCAAATTgcaacaaattagttataactaacttttgaaaaaaatcatataactttaaaacgcatataactttcttgatttaaattattttttcgcacaacatatatcaaattaaagataatttcataaggattctaaatAGATCTCACTtgtgatgtcaaaatttgaatttcttttgaaaattttcaattttttcttacagtatcaacatagtatataaaatatatcaatatagaatgtcattcttaaagcaatttgttgacattctcagagcattgtgttgatatttttaaaacactatattgacattttcatccaaaaccctaatttggtagttttttttatatttttcgatttaattaataaaaacgaaaattacacgtggaaaattttagaccactagatttctaaaatcctatgatcttaaattagttgtagttaacaaCTAGAGAGTGAGTTGGCAATTGATCACTCCTCGTACTATATAACTTAATATATACCACTTGGAATTTATTTTACTTGTGCGGTAGAAAGCACCAAAATATTCAGGATATAAACAATAATGTAAAATTCATAATATTACAATCCTAAAATTAATACCAATATTAttaaaaagagtgaactacataaaaattTTCCGACGTTTCCATTTGTGACACTGCAGGCTcctgacaaaaaaaaatatcgccacaagaCTCTGACCTTAAgcataatcacatatcatgtttttttactaaaagacccttcagccctaaaagggcattatgGTCATATCAAACGGAAATCTGCTGAGGCGGCCTACAACCTGTCGAGATTTGACGTCTGTGCGTCAGCCATCAGGTTTGACGTCTGTGCATCAGCGGCGGTTTTTATGCAGTTACACCACATATACACGCCACGTATACAATACTCCATTTGttatttatcaaataaatttcaaatatttcaCCACCAGTATTATCAGTCTTCAGTCTCTCCCACCGCGCCtaaaaatttcacaaaaaagGTAGTTCACTCTCCACTCTCCCACCCCACCTAAAAATTTCACAAACTTATTTTCACTCTTCATTCTATCTGTTCCCCTCTGTAAAAATCTCTCTTGCATGAATGGCGCCAAAACGGAAGCGCGATAGATCCTCAGGCGCATCGGCATCACGAAATTCGTCTCGTCGTAAAAAGGAACCCACACCCCCGCCATCGCCACCACCACGGCGACCACCACCGAGACATGCACCGGAGTTCATAGATGTGGAAGAAGAAACCTGGGATATCCGAGATCCTCGGCTGGATTTTTTCGTCTCAGAAGATGAATACAGTAAGTTATGTTTTTAATCCTCAGTTTGTGAGTTAGGGTTTaggaaattgatttttttgttaatattttttggTCCTCcggaaattgatttttaatccccagtttgtgatttagggctccggaaattgaatttttatgaatatttattggatgttttggtttgatttttgattGTCCGATTATTATTCCTTAACAGGGGAAGAACCTGGAAAGTTTTCAGTTGCTTTCCATCATGGAGGCTCATTATTCTTTACCAAAGATGAGAAAAAGTATGTTGGTGGGTATTTGACATTCTTCGATTTCTGTAACATAAACCATTTCCAGCTCATAGACCTCTCGAGTATGGTGTTAGAGTTGAAGTATGATAGGAAGATGATATGTGAGTTCTATTATTGTGATCCAAAGTACAGTCATGACTGCGAGGGGGTTTTAATAGGCGGCCCTTTGATGCCCATTGTTGAGGATACACATCTACAGGATTTCCTCAAAGTGGTGGCTACTACAACAAACTTAGTTCACATTTACGTTGTGGAGATAACCCGGGCTGACGctatattgaaaaaaatgaaggatGAAGCGTAAGAGCTTCTCAGATTCAGGGGCGTCGAAACCCCCAGGAGTCATTATTGAAGAGATTGAAGAAACCGAGCCAAATGTGGCAAAGCAAAAACCCAGAACGAAGAGGAGGCAGGGGGATCAGTTGCAAGGCACCGGAGTAAGCCTTTGATGATTCGCTGGTATGATAGGGATGTTGAGTTCGAGGAATATCTTACAAAGAGTTTAGAAGATGATTGTGCTCAGAGGAGGAGGGACGAGGAGGTAGCTCgtcaaaatttggaaaaagCATTTGAAGCGGTATCATCCAAATCAGTACCATCCGAAGCCCCGGTCTCTGCAGTTGGAGAAGTACCAGTAGCAGTACCACACGTTGAATCTATAGCAGAAGTTGGAGGAAGAGACTCCCATGTACACGTACCAGAGGTAATGACTTGTGATTTACATAATTGATTTAGTACCtcatttgtgattttgtgtacattttgtGTCTCATTTGTGATTTAGTACCtcatttgtgattttgtgtATTGTAGGATGTACCTAGACCTTCATCTATTGACCATTCCAATCCGATTGGTCCAAGTGTCCATGTTGATGAACCTGCAactgaatctgaatctgaatctgtAGTTCACCAACCCGATTCGGACAGGGCAGGAGCATTTGTAGATGAAGACGTGTACCAACCGGTCATGGACGGTGGTTGTCAACCACAGCCGGACATACGGGTAGACAACGAATTCTTTCCGATCGTTGAGGACATTACCCATGAATTGTTCATGTCCGAAGCTAACACCCATGTGCAAGAGTCAGCTCCAACTGAAGCAGCGTCTGAAGAACCCGTACCAGTTGTAGGAGAAGTACCCCAACAAGTTGTCCAAGATGATGTTTATTGTCCTTCTTTAGAGTATGTTCCCGACGGATGTCATCTTCATAATGAGGGAAataatgaagatgatgatgctgatgaggTCGACCATTTTATCTCGTTGGCCAACATGTGTCGAGATGAACAGATGTTTACCTCATACTACGAGACGTTATGTCAGCAACAACAACCGGAACAGGAAGCGGGACAACAGTGGAGTGCGAAGCCGGAGACCAAACCACTAGGGTCTGGACAGCAGACTGGTGAAGCCAGCGGATGGTCCAAGAAAAGGCGAAAGTTTTCCCCTGTGGTGGAAAAAAGGAACTCGTCGGATACAAACCCACTATATGAGCAAGAAACAGTGGATGAGCTACAAGATCTAGAGGATTTGGAAGGGTTGCGTAGAAAGGGTATCAAGTACACCCCATTCAAGCTGACCAATGAGCTTCCAGCTTGGAAGCCTGGTGATTTTTTTAACGATCGAGATTTCTTCTATCAGGTCATTCGCTAGTACGCGATAATGACCAGATGACGTGTACATGTATCCAAAAATAATGGCAAGATACTTCGTGCCATTTGTAAAGGCAAGACATGCGAATGGTATGTGTATACAAGAAAGATCGAAACCCACAACAATACCGATTTTGTGGTAGTGAATATGCAGAGAGATCATGGTCACACATGCTCGCAAGTGTTGGATCAGAGATGGCTCACGTCCAAGTGGCTAGCTGAGCGTTACATGGAGAAAATCAAAGCGAATCCCCACATTCCATTGGCAGCTATACAACAGTGTGTGGATGAGGAGTTCAGGCTGAAAGTTGGTAGGATGAAGGCATATCGCGCAAGAGACAGTGCATTAGAAGGTCTCTTTGGCAAGGCGGGCCTCCAATACCGGAGACTGTTCGACTACAAAGCTGAATTGGAACAGACACACCTTGATTCGAGTGTGCATATACACTACGAGAATTTCAGGGATCCTGAAGCTGTAGGCCCGAGATTCTTGAGGTTTTATTGTTTCCTCGGGCCTTTGAAAAATGGTTGGATGCGTTTTTGCTGTCCAATTATCTTCTTGGATGTCTGTTTCTTGAGAGGTATGTACAGAGGCCAACTTATGACGGCCATGGGAATTGACCCAAACAACGGTTGGTGGCCTATTGCGTGGGCGGTGACTGAGGCTGAGAGCTATGCTCAGTGGAAACGGTTCCTCGGCTACCTAACAGAGGACCTTCACATACATGAGAATGCCCCAAGATACGTCTTCATGTCTGATAAGCAAAAGGTACGAGTAATGTGATTTCAGTAAAAAGTGTATACTGTAATTGTGATTTTTAGATAATAATACTTTAGCTGTGATTTGACCTATAGATTAATAGTTCGATTGTGATTATagattttgtgtttgtgtttgtgttatgGCTTATACATGTGCTAATATGGGTGTTGTGTTACATGAATTTTGGAAGGGTCTTGCAAAAGCCATCCTCGAGGATTTCCCACAGAGCGAGCATCGCTTCTGTGTTCAGCACAtatacaacaacttcaagaagagATTCATCGGGGAGAATTTTAAGGAAATATTGTGGGAGCTTGAGTCGAGTACAACCCACGAACAGTATGTGGAGCGGATGGATGCATTGCGGATTATATATCCCCAAGCACATCAATACCTACTTGGTGTTGCTCCAAAAGAAAAATGGGTGAGGGCATATTTCTCTTCACATGTTTATTGTGATATTATCCTCAACAATATATGTGAGACCTTTAATTCGAAGATAGCAATTGCTCGAGAGTTGGCCATTATTACCATGTTGGAGGAGATCCGGACGAGTCAAATGGAGAGAATTCAGATTAGAGGCCAGTGGATCAAGACATACGATCACACACTGCCGCCCGTTATCAAAGAGATTGTGGATAAGTTGTACGTGAGGGCTTCTTCCTGGAGATCAACATGGAACGGAGAGGATTCGTACCAAGTGTCGGGACCGTCAGGCCAGTATGTAGTGAACATGCATGAATTTACTTGCTCGTGCAGATCATGGCAGCTGACTGGGATCCCGTGCACTCATGCCATCGCTACAATCAACAAGAATGAGAATGACGTATCAGACTATGTCTCCCGCTATTATTTACGATCCACAATGTCGATTCTGTACGAGAATGTCCTGTACCCAATCAATGAGATGGATAATTGGACCAAGATTTTTGATGTTGGATTTAAACTGGCACCCCCGAGGACAAAGCGACAACGTGGACGGCCAAAGAAACTGAGGCGTGAAGAGCCCCAGGTTCGTCATCATGAGGATGGATCCGAGTCACTACGACGAATCTTTGTACTCAGATGTCGTCAGTGCGGACAAAATGGtcataacaggagaacatgcaccaATGATCCCCGTGTAGATGCTCGAACTGAAGTTGGACAGAGTTCACAGCCCAATGAGCCCAGTGAGCCACCCACGACAGACGGAGGTGACAGGACTGAGTCGTTTAACGTGTTTCAAAATGAAGAGGTATTATTCAGTACGATTATATGAATTCCCTACCTGTTGGCTTGTATTTTAATGGTTTGTTTGTTACAGACCAATCTACCTCGGCGGGAACGGCCTAGCACACGTCGGTCTACGCGGTCAAACCAAGAGGTAGTGTTCAAGATCAaattttcacttttcatttccTAAACATTGCCAGTCAATTTGACcggtttgttgtttgttgtagaCCAATCCCACTGGTCTAAGGGCTAGCACACGTCAGACCAGTACTCAGCCGCAACGCTGTGACCGTCGCGGGGATCAGGATTGAATAATCGCGGTAATCAAATTTGGGAACCTTAAAAGTCTAAACAatggtgttggtttttgttaGTGTCTTGAAGCCTTTTTTTTGTCAAACattattcaaatattaaatactatgCTTGTTAGGGATCATCATGGGAAGGCCCTTGTATTCAGATATTAAATACTATGCTTGGTAGGGATCAAACATTATGACTATGTTTTTGTCTATGCTTTATGAGAAGGCTCTTGTATGTAGTTGTAGTTAATTGCATGTTTTGTCTGTATTTTATGACTATACTTTTGTGTATGCTTTATTTGTTGATATCTACCTATACGTATATTATTTGAGTACTGCACATTTTAACTTTGTACGTAGGGTGTTATTTCACAAAAGGTTTTGTACGTTGGGTGTTATTCAACAAAAAGTTTTGTACGTAGGGTGGTATTTCACCAAAAGATGCGtacttcattcgtgattataAAACTTCAGAGTGTTAGTTTAATGTAACTATTCGGGAACTTCATTTGTGATTGTAAAACTTCATTCGTGTACAATAATTAAAGTGTCACTTAATTACCCCTTATACTTACAGTGGAACTTCAAAGGTTTAGTACCAAAAAATCCCCTCTTACtgattgaagaagaaaagtGTTACCATTACATTAGGAAAATAATTACAACGCATAACAACAATATTACAATCTTCATATTTCGGGACATTTTTTTGGTTTTAACAGTTTCTAAATTAAGACGTACACACTCCTCAGTCTTCATGCTCAATTTTAACTTCAGATCTTCACATTCGTCACTTTTCATGCGCAATTTATCTTCAAGAACACCTTCCACAATATTCTTGCATCGGAGTTGTTCTTCAAATTTGTCTCGTTCGAGCTTGATTCTTTGAAAGTAAGTGTCTTGGCTTGGCGATAGACCCGCATCAAACCAACGGAAGAATCTGCAATCATCTTCCTTCCATATTGGACAACGATAGTAACGTCGACCAGGATTAGCAGCCGTCCTAGATATCACAAGCTTAGCCTAAAGATCATGATTACATTTCACAATCTGGGGACGAGGCCAATCCCAATTGAAACTTGACTCGAACGATTGAGAACttgaagaagacattgcaacaAGGACCTGAATTGGAAATTAAAAcccaaaacatattaaaaacttATACGTCATTATTTATGAAATGAAATCCCCCAAAAATTGCACGACACAACCTAACACacataaaccctaaattgaaAACAACCAAATTCAGCTGCAAAATCCACCCAAATTCAGCTACAAAATCGACCCAAATCGGTCAGAGTGCAAGGTACCTAAATTGCAATCTCAAGCTCAGCTATAGAGAATGAATTAAAAAATGAGTATACGACGGTAGGGATCACACGCATTAGACGACAGAAAATGGGAGGATGAATTGAAGTGAGAGAAgagaaattaatttcataccCTTAAAATATAGAGGGAAGTACACAGCTTGGGAAAGATCAACTTTGATTTGAAATGAAATCCCAAAAAAATTGCACGACATAGCCTAACACacataaaccctaaattgaaTACAACCAAATTCAGCTGCaaattccacccaaaaaatCGACCAAAATCGGTCAGATTGCAAGTTACCTAAATTGCGATTTGAAGCTCAGCTATAGAGAATGAATTGACAACAGAGTATACGACGGTAGGGATCACACGATGAAAGACAATGGAAGGATGAACTACAGTGAGAGAagataaattaatttca
This sequence is a window from Salvia splendens isolate huo1 chromosome 14, SspV2, whole genome shotgun sequence. Protein-coding genes within it:
- the LOC121764098 gene encoding uncharacterized protein LOC121764098 yields the protein MGVVLHEFWKGLAKAILEDFPQSEHRFCVQHIYNNFKKRFIGENFKEILWELESSTTHEQYVERMDALRIIYPQAHQYLLGVAPKEKWVRAYFSSHVYCDIILNNICETFNSKIAIARELAIITMLEEIRTSQMERIQIRGQWIKTYDHTLPPVIKEIVDKLYVRASSWRSTWNGEDSYQVSGPSGQYVVNMHEFTCSCRSWQLTGIPCTHAIATINKNENDVSDYVSRYYLRSTMSILYENVLYPINEMDNWTKIFDVGFKLAPPRTKRQRGRPKKLRREEPQVRHHEDGSESLRRIFVLRCRQCGQNGHNRRTCTNDPRVDARTEVGQSSQPNEPSEPPTTDGGDRTESFNVFQNEEVLFSTII